A region from the Metopolophium dirhodum isolate CAU chromosome 9, ASM1992520v1, whole genome shotgun sequence genome encodes:
- the LOC132951936 gene encoding pyridoxal phosphate homeostasis protein isoform X1 translates to MNVMLKKLLISTCKPTLTLKNLISLHLSYNKKKMSTLENVIDGLNDVRCRIKVVAQKRKEGNVEPRLVAVSKTKPIEHIIGIYQKGQRHFGENYVQELITKSSDVELLEKCRDIKWHFIGHIQKNKVSKVLMVPGLHVIETIDSEKLANAVNDGWKKLNKESKLKIMVQVNTSNEKEKSGVTTDTVVDLYKFIIEKCDHLELIGLMTIGQYGYDCSQGPNPDFLALVDCKKDVCDRLKLNPSEIELSMGMSDDFEHAIELGSTNVRVGSSIFGFRARKEKQ, encoded by the exons atg AATgtgatgttaaaaaaattacttatatcaACTTGCAAGCCTACATTAACGTTAAAGAACTTAATTTCATTACATCTgagttataataaaaagaaaatgagtactttggaaaatgttattgatGGTTTAAATGATGTTAGATGTAGAATCAAAGTTGTGGCTCAAAAACGAAAGGAG ggAAATGTGGAACCAAGGCTAGTTGCTGTTAGTAAAACAAAACctatagaacatattattggCATTTACCAGAAAGGTCAAAGACATTTTGGAGAGAACTATGTCCAAGAATTGATTACTAAATCATCTGATGTTGAG TTATTAGAAAAATGTCGAGACATCAAATGGCATTTTATTGGtcacatacaaaaaaataaagtttcaaAAGTATTGATGGTTCCTGGTTTACATGTTATTGAAACAATAGATAGTGAAAAATTAGCAAATGCTGTAAATGATGGATGGAAAAAACTCAATAAAGAaagtaaattgaaaataatggtTCAAGTTAACACTAGTAATGAAAAAG aaaaatcTGGCGTAACAACTGATACAGTAGTAgatttgtataaatttattattgagaAATGTGACCATTTAGAACTGATTGGTTTAATGACGATTGGTCAATATGGTTATGATTGTTCTCAAGGACCAAATCCAGATTTTTTG gCTTTGGTTGACTGTAAAAAAGATGTTTGtgatagattaaaattaaatccatCCGAAATTGAATTATCTATGGGCATGTCTGATGATTTTGAACATGCc ATTGAATTAGGAAGTACAAATGTCCGAGTAGGAAGTAGTATATTTGGTTTCCGCGcaagaaaagaaaaacaatga
- the LOC132951936 gene encoding pyridoxal phosphate homeostasis protein isoform X2: MLKKLLISTCKPTLTLKNLISLHLSYNKKKMSTLENVIDGLNDVRCRIKVVAQKRKEGNVEPRLVAVSKTKPIEHIIGIYQKGQRHFGENYVQELITKSSDVELLEKCRDIKWHFIGHIQKNKVSKVLMVPGLHVIETIDSEKLANAVNDGWKKLNKESKLKIMVQVNTSNEKEKSGVTTDTVVDLYKFIIEKCDHLELIGLMTIGQYGYDCSQGPNPDFLALVDCKKDVCDRLKLNPSEIELSMGMSDDFEHAIELGSTNVRVGSSIFGFRARKEKQ; encoded by the exons atgttaaaaaaattacttatatcaACTTGCAAGCCTACATTAACGTTAAAGAACTTAATTTCATTACATCTgagttataataaaaagaaaatgagtactttggaaaatgttattgatGGTTTAAATGATGTTAGATGTAGAATCAAAGTTGTGGCTCAAAAACGAAAGGAG ggAAATGTGGAACCAAGGCTAGTTGCTGTTAGTAAAACAAAACctatagaacatattattggCATTTACCAGAAAGGTCAAAGACATTTTGGAGAGAACTATGTCCAAGAATTGATTACTAAATCATCTGATGTTGAG TTATTAGAAAAATGTCGAGACATCAAATGGCATTTTATTGGtcacatacaaaaaaataaagtttcaaAAGTATTGATGGTTCCTGGTTTACATGTTATTGAAACAATAGATAGTGAAAAATTAGCAAATGCTGTAAATGATGGATGGAAAAAACTCAATAAAGAaagtaaattgaaaataatggtTCAAGTTAACACTAGTAATGAAAAAG aaaaatcTGGCGTAACAACTGATACAGTAGTAgatttgtataaatttattattgagaAATGTGACCATTTAGAACTGATTGGTTTAATGACGATTGGTCAATATGGTTATGATTGTTCTCAAGGACCAAATCCAGATTTTTTG gCTTTGGTTGACTGTAAAAAAGATGTTTGtgatagattaaaattaaatccatCCGAAATTGAATTATCTATGGGCATGTCTGATGATTTTGAACATGCc ATTGAATTAGGAAGTACAAATGTCCGAGTAGGAAGTAGTATATTTGGTTTCCGCGcaagaaaagaaaaacaatga
- the LOC132952910 gene encoding copine-5-like isoform X2, which produces MAVFKPGSSTEPTSEIELTLSCRNLLDCDVFSKSDPMCVVFMKTPETTKWVEICRTECINNSLNPNFVTKVHVLYRFEVQQLIKFEVYDVDSNLHDLKSQDFLGSCETTLGHIVSSVTLTLALKGVKTNNKGQVIVKAEELPACHDEVTLQFNGKDLERSDWVSKFFSWIAKAYPFLELFKVGEDGQYQLVYRTEVVNWTNNPTWKPITLPVRSLCGTDFDRDIKVVCYHFKYNGNHSLIGEFHVTMNQLKKGPGPENDHKCVKPKSSKICGSIRLNHFDLKKTFTFLDYIMNGTQINCTVAIDFTASNGDPKDHNSLHYLSNRPNQYEQALVAVGDIIQDYDSDKVFPALGFGARIPPHGEVSHEFFLNLQASDPYCAGIEGVINAYHHCIRSVQLFGPTNFSPVINHVAKFAQAYQDGTQYFILLIITDGVITDMFHTKQAIIKASTLPLSIIIVGVGNADFQSMEELDGDTVKLEVNGVCAARDIVQFVPFKNFQQIENPMNAKSYLAREVLAEIPTQLVGYMKSRNIIPENLH; this is translated from the exons ATGGCCGTGTTTAAGCCTGGGTCGTCCACTGAACCCACATCTGAAATCGAACTGACGCTGTCTTGCAG aaacttaTTGGACTGTgatgtattttcaaaatctgATCCAATGTGTGTTGTATTTATGAAAACACCAGAAACTACCAAATGGGTTGAAATTTGTCGTActgaatgtattaataattctcTAAACCCTAATTTTGTTACAAaa GTCCATGTGTTGTATCGTTTTGAAGTTCAGCAATTGATAAAATTTGAAGTATATGATGTGGATTCAAACCTGCATGATCTGAAATCCCAAGATTTTTTGGGATCGTGTGAAACTACTCTTGgacat attgtaTCTTCGGTAACACTTACTTTAGCTTTAAAAGgagtaaaaactaataacaaagGTCAAGTGATTGTTAAAGCAGAAGAACTCCCGGCATGTCATGATGAAGTCACTTTACAATTTAATGGAAAAGATTTAGAGCGAAGTGATTGGGTATCAAa atttttttctTGGATTGCAAAAGCTTATCCGTTTTTAGAATTGTTTAAAGTTGGTGAAGATGGACAGTATCAATTAGTATATAGAACTGAAGTTGTTAATTGGACTAATAATCCAACTTGGAAACCAATAACTTTACCTGTTCGTTCTTTGTGTGGTACTGATTTTGATAGAGACATTAAAGTAGTATGTTATCATTTCAAATACAATGGAAATCATTCCTTAATAG GAGAATTTCATGTTACAATGAATCAATTGAAAAAAGGCCCCGGACCAGAAAATGACCATAAATGTGTCAAACCTAAGTCATCT aAAATTTGTGGAAGCATACGTCTGAATCATTTTGACTTGAAAAAGACATTCACATTCCTTGATTACATAATGAACGGTacacaaataaattgtacagtTGCTATAGATTTCACag CATCAAATGGAGATCCAAAAGATCACAATTCATTACATTACCTCAGTAACAGACCCAATCAATACGAACAAGCACTGGTAGCTGTGGGGGATATTATTCAAGACTATGATAGTGATAAAGTGTTTCCAGCTTTGGGTTTTGGTGCCCGAATTCCACCACACGGCGAAGTTTCCCATGAGTTTTTCTTGAATTTGCAAGCCAGTGATCCATACTGTGCTGGAATTgaag GTGTGATCAATGCATACCACCATTGCATTAGGAGTGTTCAGTTATTTGGTCCAACAAACTTTAGTCCAGTAATTAACCATGTTGCAAAGTTTGCCCAAGCATACCAAGATGGAACACAGTATTTTATTCTGCTGATCATAACTGATGGTGTTATAACAGATATGTTCCACACTAAACAG GCCATAATCAAAGCGTCCACGCTGCCGCTGTCCATTATCATTGTAGGAGTGGGAAATGCTGATTTTCAATCGATGGAAGAATTGGATGGTGACACAGTTAAGTTAGAAGTCAATGGAGTCTGTGCAGCCAGAGATATAGTGCAGTTTGTGCCATTTAAAAACTTTCAACAAATTGAAAATCCAATGAATGCCAAATCATACCTAGCCCGCGAAGTTTTAGCCGAAATACCAACTCAACTTGTTGGTTACATGAAAAGTCGTAATATTATTCCTGAAAATTTGCATTAA
- the LOC132952910 gene encoding copine-5-like isoform X1, producing the protein MAVFKPGSSTEPTSEIELTLSCRNLLDCDVFSKSDPMCVVFMKTPETTKWVEICRTECINNSLNPNFVTKVHVLYRFEVQQLIKFEVYDVDSNLHDLKSQDFLGSCETTLGHIVSSVTLTLALKGVKTNNKGQVIVKAEELPACHDEVTLQFNGKDLERSDWVSKFFSWIAKAYPFLELFKVGEDGQYQLVYRTEVVNWTNNPTWKPITLPVRSLCGTDFDRDIKVVCYHFKYNGNHSLIGEFHVTMNQLKKGPGPENDHKCVKPKSSKICGSIRLNHFDLKKTFTFLDYIMNGTQINCTVAIDFTASNGDPKDHNSLHYLSNRPNQYEQALVAVGDIIQDYDSDKVFPALGFGARIPPHGEVSHEFFLNLQASDPYCAGIEGVINAYHHCIRSVQLFGPTNFSPVINHVAKFAQAYQDGTQYFILLIITDGVITDMFHTKQAIINASSLPMSIIIVGVGNADFDAMEELDADTVPLEVNGVRASRDITQFVSFKDFQSCDNPTLAKANLAREVLAEIPNQIVGYMKSKNIIPKNLKK; encoded by the exons ATGGCCGTGTTTAAGCCTGGGTCGTCCACTGAACCCACATCTGAAATCGAACTGACGCTGTCTTGCAG aaacttaTTGGACTGTgatgtattttcaaaatctgATCCAATGTGTGTTGTATTTATGAAAACACCAGAAACTACCAAATGGGTTGAAATTTGTCGTActgaatgtattaataattctcTAAACCCTAATTTTGTTACAAaa GTCCATGTGTTGTATCGTTTTGAAGTTCAGCAATTGATAAAATTTGAAGTATATGATGTGGATTCAAACCTGCATGATCTGAAATCCCAAGATTTTTTGGGATCGTGTGAAACTACTCTTGgacat attgtaTCTTCGGTAACACTTACTTTAGCTTTAAAAGgagtaaaaactaataacaaagGTCAAGTGATTGTTAAAGCAGAAGAACTCCCGGCATGTCATGATGAAGTCACTTTACAATTTAATGGAAAAGATTTAGAGCGAAGTGATTGGGTATCAAa atttttttctTGGATTGCAAAAGCTTATCCGTTTTTAGAATTGTTTAAAGTTGGTGAAGATGGACAGTATCAATTAGTATATAGAACTGAAGTTGTTAATTGGACTAATAATCCAACTTGGAAACCAATAACTTTACCTGTTCGTTCTTTGTGTGGTACTGATTTTGATAGAGACATTAAAGTAGTATGTTATCATTTCAAATACAATGGAAATCATTCCTTAATAG GAGAATTTCATGTTACAATGAATCAATTGAAAAAAGGCCCCGGACCAGAAAATGACCATAAATGTGTCAAACCTAAGTCATCT aAAATTTGTGGAAGCATACGTCTGAATCATTTTGACTTGAAAAAGACATTCACATTCCTTGATTACATAATGAACGGTacacaaataaattgtacagtTGCTATAGATTTCACag CATCAAATGGAGATCCAAAAGATCACAATTCATTACATTACCTCAGTAACAGACCCAATCAATACGAACAAGCACTGGTAGCTGTGGGGGATATTATTCAAGACTATGATAGTGATAAAGTGTTTCCAGCTTTGGGTTTTGGTGCCCGAATTCCACCACACGGCGAAGTTTCCCATGAGTTTTTCTTGAATTTGCAAGCCAGTGATCCATACTGTGCTGGAATTgaag GTGTGATCAATGCATACCACCATTGCATTAGGAGTGTTCAGTTATTTGGTCCAACAAACTTTAGTCCAGTAATTAACCATGTTGCAAAGTTTGCCCAAGCATACCAAGATGGAACACAGTATTTTATTCTGCTGATCATAACTGATGGTGTTATAACAGATATGTTCCACACTAAACAG gcCATAATCAATGCGTCGTCTTTGCCTATGTCAATTATCATAGTGGGGGTAGGTAATGCAGATTTTGATGCAATGGAAGAACTGGATGCTGATACGGTTCCATTAGAGGTCAACGGTGTACGCGCATCTAGAGACATTACACAATTTGTATCATTTAAAGATTTCCAGTCATGTGATAATCCAACTTTAGCCAAGGCAAATTTAGCCCGAGAGGTGCTTGCTGAAATACCCAATCAGATTGTAGGCTAcatgaaatctaaaaatatcattccaaaaaacttaaaaaaataa
- the LOC132952910 gene encoding copine-5-like isoform X3, which translates to MISYHCIRKTILTEDGLNLLDCDVFSKSDPMCVVFMKTPETTKWVEICRTECINNSLNPNFVTKVHVLYRFEVQQLIKFEVYDVDSNLHDLKSQDFLGSCETTLGHIVSSVTLTLALKGVKTNNKGQVIVKAEELPACHDEVTLQFNGKDLERSDWVSKFFSWIAKAYPFLELFKVGEDGQYQLVYRTEVVNWTNNPTWKPITLPVRSLCGTDFDRDIKVVCYHFKYNGNHSLIGEFHVTMNQLKKGPGPENDHKCVKPKSSKICGSIRLNHFDLKKTFTFLDYIMNGTQINCTVAIDFTASNGDPKDHNSLHYLSNRPNQYEQALVAVGDIIQDYDSDKVFPALGFGARIPPHGEVSHEFFLNLQASDPYCAGIEGVINAYHHCIRSVQLFGPTNFSPVINHVAKFAQAYQDGTQYFILLIITDGVITDMFHTKQAIINASSLPMSIIIVGVGNADFDAMEELDADTVPLEVNGVRASRDITQFVSFKDFQSCDNPTLAKANLAREVLAEIPNQIVGYMKSKNIIPKNLKK; encoded by the exons atgatatcatatcattgtataagaaaaacgattctgaccgAAGACGGTTT aaacttaTTGGACTGTgatgtattttcaaaatctgATCCAATGTGTGTTGTATTTATGAAAACACCAGAAACTACCAAATGGGTTGAAATTTGTCGTActgaatgtattaataattctcTAAACCCTAATTTTGTTACAAaa GTCCATGTGTTGTATCGTTTTGAAGTTCAGCAATTGATAAAATTTGAAGTATATGATGTGGATTCAAACCTGCATGATCTGAAATCCCAAGATTTTTTGGGATCGTGTGAAACTACTCTTGgacat attgtaTCTTCGGTAACACTTACTTTAGCTTTAAAAGgagtaaaaactaataacaaagGTCAAGTGATTGTTAAAGCAGAAGAACTCCCGGCATGTCATGATGAAGTCACTTTACAATTTAATGGAAAAGATTTAGAGCGAAGTGATTGGGTATCAAa atttttttctTGGATTGCAAAAGCTTATCCGTTTTTAGAATTGTTTAAAGTTGGTGAAGATGGACAGTATCAATTAGTATATAGAACTGAAGTTGTTAATTGGACTAATAATCCAACTTGGAAACCAATAACTTTACCTGTTCGTTCTTTGTGTGGTACTGATTTTGATAGAGACATTAAAGTAGTATGTTATCATTTCAAATACAATGGAAATCATTCCTTAATAG GAGAATTTCATGTTACAATGAATCAATTGAAAAAAGGCCCCGGACCAGAAAATGACCATAAATGTGTCAAACCTAAGTCATCT aAAATTTGTGGAAGCATACGTCTGAATCATTTTGACTTGAAAAAGACATTCACATTCCTTGATTACATAATGAACGGTacacaaataaattgtacagtTGCTATAGATTTCACag CATCAAATGGAGATCCAAAAGATCACAATTCATTACATTACCTCAGTAACAGACCCAATCAATACGAACAAGCACTGGTAGCTGTGGGGGATATTATTCAAGACTATGATAGTGATAAAGTGTTTCCAGCTTTGGGTTTTGGTGCCCGAATTCCACCACACGGCGAAGTTTCCCATGAGTTTTTCTTGAATTTGCAAGCCAGTGATCCATACTGTGCTGGAATTgaag GTGTGATCAATGCATACCACCATTGCATTAGGAGTGTTCAGTTATTTGGTCCAACAAACTTTAGTCCAGTAATTAACCATGTTGCAAAGTTTGCCCAAGCATACCAAGATGGAACACAGTATTTTATTCTGCTGATCATAACTGATGGTGTTATAACAGATATGTTCCACACTAAACAG gcCATAATCAATGCGTCGTCTTTGCCTATGTCAATTATCATAGTGGGGGTAGGTAATGCAGATTTTGATGCAATGGAAGAACTGGATGCTGATACGGTTCCATTAGAGGTCAACGGTGTACGCGCATCTAGAGACATTACACAATTTGTATCATTTAAAGATTTCCAGTCATGTGATAATCCAACTTTAGCCAAGGCAAATTTAGCCCGAGAGGTGCTTGCTGAAATACCCAATCAGATTGTAGGCTAcatgaaatctaaaaatatcattccaaaaaacttaaaaaaataa
- the LOC132952909 gene encoding gametogenetin-binding protein 2-like, with protein MLQTERMPDLVEVMRMGKDHRLKHRQLPLQVDENLTLVMDLSNEDLVQEVKQVPPLKLQSLDSFVKKYRMLNKRELQDVLKVSIKEILDIMSESIDCVGCRRSAEKLFGEMAKLGQNALFPLVVVNNNFISIRYEFYDEERCMFNLLQNTNGNRLSSIASSRRQSKKSKRCVYHSLESQRLVRPMASGWQDIWRHMTEPCRDEIVLIEASSLLSTLDNYLRKHRFCGDCRTKVMKAYALLIEEEDPSKEKGYIEELYAGIKRCVGDKHVHLDTDINYIGALISRAEPELMGNRRERHAKTIEIAQEEVLTCLGICVYERLHRIQLRIREEQYTCQVLAAAAIDGLARRFETAIEVKQGFTKLDQFYNEFSKKEKKTQKRKRLRKQKRSQKKETLPSLVICCDADDCSCVDVDEEEIDFGEDDIDFVDDVDDEDDDYDGVQSDEREDSDENCNHVDTKCTCENIQLIERVRKQLKLSGDRKKSVSTPIKPCSCVECNSKGTRKSKKKKSSGEKEKRNKKKQTKNSKKNTKKIKKSPVQLQSQVQKINVYDLIEDEEDDDIEIEDMTDRHSADEHQSEGGDCKSSVINHDLPGSCSSCPSLCDHSQDYGYASAENNNHSNSTSSPDGSDVACSEGFCNHSGEVPSLKIKCYSNMGTLSCKSLPLQQLLIEELEKNAIVVDDTIIPSEEVEMYKVCAMLVNEKRLKLRETLKSGFANLKDPQSL; from the exons ATGTTGCAAACAGAGAGGATGCCCGACCTGGTGGAAGTGATGAGAATGGGCAAGGACCATCGTCTCAAGCATAGGCAGTTGCCTCTTCAAGTTGATGAGAACTTGACT TTGGTGATGGATCTTAGCAACGAAGATTTAGTACAAGAAGTAAAACAAGTACCACCATTAAAACTTCAATCTTTGGAtagttttgtgaaaaaatatcGCATGCTAAATAAACGCGAACTGCAAGATGTATTAAAAGTGTCCATTAAagaaatattagatataatgaGTGAAAGTATCGACTGTGTTGGGTGTCGTAGGAG tgctgaaaaattatttggtgAAATGGCCAAACTTGGTCAAAATGCATTGTTTCCTCTTGTTGTAGTTAATAACAACTTTATTTCTATAAGATATGAATTTTATGATGAAGAAAGATGCATGTTTAATTTACTTCAGAATACAAATGg gaaTCGCTTATCATCAATAGCATCTAGTCGAAGGCaatcaaaaaaaagtaaaagatGTGTTTACCATTCCCTTGAGTCACAAAGACTTGTCAGACCAATGGCAAGCGGGTGGCAAGATATATGGAGACATATGACTGAACCATGTAGAGATGAAATAGTGCTTATTGAAGCTAGTAGTTTATTAAGCACACTGGATAACTATCTCAGAaaacatag ATTTTGTGGTGACTGCCGTACAAAAGTGATGAAAGCATATGCACTGCTTATTGAAGAAGAAGATCCGTCCAAAGAAAAAGGTTATATTGAAGAACTTTATGCCGGTATTAAAAGATGTGTGGGGGACAAACATGTCCATTTGGACactgatattaattatattggtgCATTGATAAGCCGTGCTGAACCAGAATTAATGGGAAA TCGTAGGGAACGACATGCTAAAACTATCGAGATTGCTCAAGAAGAGGTTTTAACATGCCTGGGTATTTGTGTATATGAACGATTACACAGAATACAATTGAGGATTAGAGAAGAACAATATACTTGCCAAGTTCTCGCAGCAGCAGCTATTGATGGTCTTGCCAGAAGATTTGaa actGCCATTGAAGTAAAACAAGGATTTACCAAGTTAGATCAGTTTTacaatgaattttcaaaaaaagagaaaaagaCCCAAAAAAGAAAACGGCTCAGGAAACAAAAAAGATCACAAAAAAAAGAAACCCTACCATCGTTGGTAATCTGTTGTGAT gctGATGATTGTTCATGTGTTGATGTGGACGAAGAAGAAATTGATTTTGGTGAAGATGATATTGATTTTGTGGATGATGTTGATGATGAAGATGATGATTATGACGGAGTACAATCTGAT gAAAGAGAAGATTCTGATGAAAATTGTAATCATGTTGATACGAAATGTACATGTGAAAACATACAGTTGATTGAACGAGTGAGAAAA cAACTTAAACTGTCTGGTGACCGAAAGAAAAGTGTTTCAACTCCAATTAAACCCTGCAGCTGTGTTGAATGTAATTCTAAAGGgacaagaaaatcaaaaaagaaaaaaagtagCGGAGAGAAAGAAAaacgcaataaaaaaaaacagacaaaaaacagcaaaaaaaacacaaaaaaaattaagaaatccCCAGTTCAATTACAAAGtcaagtacaaaaaataaatgtttatgattTGATTGAAGATGAAGAGGATGATGATATTGAAATTGAAGATATGACCGACCGTCATTCTGCTGATGAGCATCAATCAGAAGGTGGCGACTGCAAGTCTAGTGTAATCAATCATGATCTACCTGGCAGTTGTAGTTCTTGTCCATCGTTATGCGACCATTCACAAGACTATGGTTATGCATCAGCTGAAAATAACAACCACAGTAATAGTACTAGCTCACCTGACGGTTCAGATGTGGCGTGCTCTGAAGGATTTTGTAACCACTCAg GAGAGGTaccatcattaaaaattaagtgtTATTCTAATATGGGGACATTATCCTGTAAGTCATTGCCACTTCAACAGTTGTTAATAGAAGAACTG GAGAAGAATGCTATTGTCGTAGATGATACCATAATACCGTCAGAGGAGGTGGAGATGTACAAAGTCTGTGCAATGTTAGTGAATGAGAAACGTCTAAAACTTAGGGAGACACTAAAGAGTGGTTTCGCTAATTTAAAAGACCCTCAGTCCTTATGA